ATGAATTTCAAGATACTAACCCGACTCAGGCAGAGTTACTTAACATCCTCACGGCTAAAGCTGAATTAACTGTTGTAGGAGATATTAAGCAGTCGATCTATGGTTTTCGGCGAGCAGATATTCGGGTTTTCCAGCAATTTCGCGATCGCATTTTAAGTGACAACGGTAAGGAAGTCAGACTCAGTACTAGCTTTCGCACTCATCAAACTTTAATTAATAGTTTTAATCAAATCTTTGCACCCCTACTGGCAAAAAATCATCAAGATTTAAACGCTGTTCGTAAATCAACTCTTCAAAGTGAGGCAGATGAGGAATTGAATTATTTGCAAGTATTAGTTATTGGCGATCCTTTGAGTAAAGAGGCAGAAGAGAAACCAGCTAAACCCAACAAAGCCCAACGCCAGCGAGTAGAGGCACATAGTCTAGCAGCAAAAATTAAACAGATGCTAGAACAAAAAACTCCTGTATTAGATCGCCAAACCAGACAGATACGCCCGATTGAACCTAAAGATATTGCTATTGTGACTCGTACCTGGCAACCATTGGAAATATATAGTGAAGCTATAGCTGCAATAGGCATTCCTGTCGCCCCGGCGGGAGAAGGCAATTTGTTGGCTACCAGAGAGGCGAAAGATGCCACCGCACTGTTACGTTTTTTGGCGAATCAAAAAGATGATATTGCTTTAGTAGCAGTGTTGCGGAGTCCTTTTTTTGCTATTAGCGATCGCCTATTATTTCAAGCGCGTGAATTGTTTGAGCAACAAAAAAAGGATCGAGATAGTTGCTGGTGGGATGAAATACAAAAATCTCAGTTGGCAGAATTAGAACGTCCGATCGAAGTATTGCAGCAGCTATTAAAATTCCGCCAATTGGAAGTGCCATCTCGGATCTTACAGCTTGCAGATCGATTAACAGGTTATACGGCGGTAATTGCGAACTTGGCTGGGGCAGAAAGAAGACTGGCGGATCGAAAAGGTTTTCAGCAGTTGGTTAAAGATTTGGAACAAGGGACTTACGATCTATTTGGAGTAGTGCGTCGTCTGAAGCGGTTAACTGAACAAAAGGTTGCTGTACCCCGCCCCATATTGGCAGTGAATAACGCTGTTTCGTTAATGACGATCTATGCTGCTAAAGGTTTAGAGTGGGCTTTAGTGATTGTGGCAGATCTAAGTCAAGAACGTTTTAAGTCTTATCCTGCAATACATTTTGATGCTCAGTTAGGGGTTGCGGTAAAAAGTAAAAATGAGCGAGGAGAAATTCAAAAACCAGTGCTGTATAGCTGGCTGGAGTATTTACAAACAGAAAAAGAGCGTCAAGAAGCTGTCAGAGTGTTATATGTAGCGTTGACGAGAGCTAGAGATTATTTAATCTTGAGCGCGGCTGAACCTTATAAGGGAGAGTTAAATCGCTTACAGCGTGGTTTATCCACTGTAAATGTACCGACTGTTACTATTCCCTATACAAATCTTAAAGCTTTACCTCCCGTACCACAAACTCCTAACATCTCAGAATATTTACCACCACTGTTATTAACCGATCTAGGTTCGGGACTATCAAAACTTCCCGTTACCGCTTTGACTGACTATGCTCGATGTCCCCAACGGTTTAAGCTACGTTTTATTGATGGACACCCAGGTTTAGGAGAAGGTATAGCTTATGGAATGCAGATTGGAACTCTGGTGCATAAAGCCCTAGAACATAATATTACCCGACCTCAAGATTTATTACCATTTGCGGAAGGAGACTGGTCACAGTCAGTGTTTGACGAAGCGATTGCTTTAGCTCAAAGATTCTTTCAATTACCCGTATATCAACACCTGCGCCATACCGCCGTAGCCAAAGAAAAACAGATCGACTTTAAGCTCGATCAAATCACTTTTAATGGCGTGATTGACCTTGTGGGTGACAATTGGGTACTAGACTACAAAAGCGATCGCATCATGCAGCCCGAAGATCATCGTTTTCAACTCTGGGTATATGCCACCGCCCTAAAATACCCTAACGCACATATTGTTTACCTACGTCACGATCAAATTCACAGTTTTACGAACAGCGACCTAGCCGAAATTGCCGTCGAAGCACATAGTTTATCACAGCAAATTTCTCGGGGTAACTACACTGCCACCCCGACTATGAAAAAATGCGCTTACTGTCCCTACCTGGCTTTTTGCAACGATGCTATGATTTAGGCTTCGTCGTAGGCTTCAATATCTAGAAGATGGAAATAAGGCTCGGCTAATTCTTCCCTTTGAAAGGCGATCGCTCTAAGTAGATGCCAGTCTTCTAATGCTTCAAAAGGGGTGTCATATTCGTCCTGTTCCAAACGACCAGCAATCGTAGCTACTTCTTCTTCCGTAATTCCCACAATATCTTGCTTGGTCAACTTTAAAGTAGTCATAAGCTATATACCTCAATCAAAGTTTTAGAAATATGAGATACCCCTTAAATATATATTGTATCTCAATTTATTGATAATTTAGTATTTTCAAGCACGTTTTAATTTTATTTTCGCACTTAACCAGAAAAATATAAAAATTAAGCAACTTTTATTAAAAACATAATGTTGTAAATTGCTTGATTTATTGTAATAAGAATTAGTAAAAATACTTAATTTAAAATAAATCTGCCTAATTTAATACTTATAGTACGTAAAATCCGTGAAATAACCGATTTGAATAAAACAAAAGTTAATTAGACTGAAAATGACTATGTATTTCTCTAGATATTAATCCTGAGTAAAAATACCAATTTAAAGTATTTCTGCTCTGCCTTGAATATTCAGCCAATTAAAATATTAAAGTTGTTAAAATTATTATTGTGAAAAAAAA
Above is a window of Coleofasciculaceae cyanobacterium DNA encoding:
- a CDS encoding DUF2555 domain-containing protein encodes the protein MTTLKLTKQDIVGITEEEVATIAGRLEQDEYDTPFEALEDWHLLRAIAFQREELAEPYFHLLDIEAYDEA
- a CDS encoding UvrD-helicase domain-containing protein; this encodes MSNLTSEQQAAAYAPCSVVITAGAGTGKTHMLAQRYLYYLRERNLSPLEIVAVTFTEKAATELRSRIRTLVSQELPERLDLIAELEAAQISTIHALSARVCQEHFQVINLPADFQVLDDLEGQVWLEDGLREAITQLSPEVFNAIPYSLLQEVLKQLLDDPYTANKAIGQGIQDWNKLITKARTLAVKTIVNDSVWQATWEILEQHQGQEGDKLEVIRNSVLEAMEDLEDAENIDSAIATIDRVNLRVGSPKNWQDIKTVKDALKTLRESVRKVISQGLLDLKLGAADEQLKLTLPSLSEAYREVTDYLSRLKLQRKVLTFNDLELYALQALSKVEVQDYYHQRWQVFLIDEFQDTNPTQAELLNILTAKAELTVVGDIKQSIYGFRRADIRVFQQFRDRILSDNGKEVRLSTSFRTHQTLINSFNQIFAPLLAKNHQDLNAVRKSTLQSEADEELNYLQVLVIGDPLSKEAEEKPAKPNKAQRQRVEAHSLAAKIKQMLEQKTPVLDRQTRQIRPIEPKDIAIVTRTWQPLEIYSEAIAAIGIPVAPAGEGNLLATREAKDATALLRFLANQKDDIALVAVLRSPFFAISDRLLFQARELFEQQKKDRDSCWWDEIQKSQLAELERPIEVLQQLLKFRQLEVPSRILQLADRLTGYTAVIANLAGAERRLADRKGFQQLVKDLEQGTYDLFGVVRRLKRLTEQKVAVPRPILAVNNAVSLMTIYAAKGLEWALVIVADLSQERFKSYPAIHFDAQLGVAVKSKNERGEIQKPVLYSWLEYLQTEKERQEAVRVLYVALTRARDYLILSAAEPYKGELNRLQRGLSTVNVPTVTIPYTNLKALPPVPQTPNISEYLPPLLLTDLGSGLSKLPVTALTDYARCPQRFKLRFIDGHPGLGEGIAYGMQIGTLVHKALEHNITRPQDLLPFAEGDWSQSVFDEAIALAQRFFQLPVYQHLRHTAVAKEKQIDFKLDQITFNGVIDLVGDNWVLDYKSDRIMQPEDHRFQLWVYATALKYPNAHIVYLRHDQIHSFTNSDLAEIAVEAHSLSQQISRGNYTATPTMKKCAYCPYLAFCNDAMI